A stretch of Cupriavidus necator DNA encodes these proteins:
- the trpB gene encoding tryptophan synthase subunit beta, with translation MYDLPDSRGHFGPYGGTFVSETLVHALDELREAYAHYQKDPEFDAEYRRELKHFVGRPSPIYHAQRWSETLGGAQIYFKREDLNHTGAHKINNVIGQALLAKRMGKPRVIAETGAGQHGVATATIAARFGMECVVYMGAEDVKRQAANVYRMKLLGATVVPVESGSRTLKDALNEAMRDWVTNVENTFYIIGTVAGPHPYPMMVRDFQCVIGEEAKVQMPEMTGRQPDAVIACVGGGSNAMGIFYPYIEHQDVQLIGVEAAGDGLDTGRHAASLTGGTPGVLHGNRTYLLQDANGQIIETHSVSAGLDYPGVGPEHAWLKDSGRAQYVPITDEEALKAFHDCCRIEGIIPALESSHAIAYACKLAPTLPKDKLLLVNLSGRGDKDMHTVAERAGLKL, from the coding sequence ATGTACGACTTGCCCGATTCCCGTGGCCATTTCGGCCCCTATGGCGGCACCTTCGTGTCCGAAACGCTGGTCCACGCGCTCGATGAGCTGCGCGAGGCCTATGCGCACTACCAGAAGGATCCGGAGTTCGATGCCGAATACCGCCGCGAACTGAAGCACTTTGTCGGCCGCCCGTCGCCGATCTACCACGCGCAGCGCTGGAGCGAGACGCTCGGTGGCGCGCAGATCTACTTCAAGCGCGAAGACCTGAACCACACCGGCGCGCACAAGATCAACAACGTGATCGGCCAGGCGCTGCTGGCCAAGCGCATGGGCAAGCCGCGCGTGATCGCCGAGACCGGGGCAGGGCAGCACGGCGTGGCCACCGCCACCATTGCCGCGCGCTTCGGCATGGAGTGCGTGGTCTACATGGGGGCCGAGGACGTCAAGCGCCAGGCCGCCAACGTCTACCGCATGAAGCTGCTGGGCGCCACCGTGGTGCCGGTGGAAAGCGGCTCGCGCACGCTCAAGGACGCGCTCAATGAAGCCATGCGCGACTGGGTCACCAACGTCGAGAACACCTTCTACATCATCGGCACCGTGGCCGGCCCGCATCCGTACCCGATGATGGTGCGCGACTTCCAGTGCGTGATCGGCGAGGAAGCCAAGGTGCAGATGCCGGAGATGACGGGCCGCCAGCCGGATGCCGTGATCGCCTGCGTCGGCGGCGGCTCCAATGCCATGGGCATCTTCTACCCGTATATCGAGCACCAGGACGTGCAGCTGATCGGTGTGGAAGCCGCCGGCGACGGCCTCGACACCGGCCGCCACGCGGCCTCGCTGACCGGCGGCACGCCGGGCGTGCTGCACGGCAACCGCACCTACCTGCTGCAGGACGCCAACGGCCAGATCATCGAGACCCATTCGGTGTCGGCCGGCCTGGACTACCCGGGCGTGGGCCCCGAGCATGCGTGGCTCAAGGACAGCGGTCGCGCGCAGTACGTGCCGATCACGGATGAAGAAGCGCTCAAGGCCTTCCACGACTGCTGCCGCATCGAGGGCATCATCCCGGCGCTGGAATCGAGCCACGCCATCGCCTATGCCTGCAAGCTGGCGCCGACGCTGCCCAAGGACAAGCTGCTGCTGGTGAACCTGTCCGGCCGCGGCGACAAGGACATGCACACCGTGGCCGAGCGCGCGGGGCTCAAGCTCTGA
- a CDS encoding DNA-methyltransferase gives MRALPPTGLAVGGAGAPDASGAPDSAQLRLFQEDMFEGIARLPDGSVDLIVADPPYGLGKDYGNDSDLLSGQEYLDWSERWMNAVVPKLAPKGTLYLFCTWQYSPELFVMLKRRLTMINEIIWDRRVPSMGGTTRKFSSVHDNIGFFARARDYYFDLDPVRIPYDPETKKARSRPRFEGKKWLEVGYNPKDLWSVSRIHRQDPERANHPTQKPLEIVERMVLSSCPPGGLVLDPFAGSGTTAVACLRHGRRFAGFEINPEYVQVACDRVSAAAAALAVTNAAAEPAATPTLAAANDDVSPAPRPHLIP, from the coding sequence ATGCGCGCGCTGCCTCCGACCGGACTTGCCGTGGGCGGCGCGGGCGCGCCGGATGCGTCCGGAGCGCCCGATTCCGCCCAGCTGCGCCTGTTCCAGGAAGACATGTTCGAGGGCATTGCCCGCCTGCCGGACGGCTCGGTCGACCTGATCGTCGCCGATCCGCCCTACGGGCTGGGCAAGGACTACGGCAACGATTCCGACCTGCTGTCGGGCCAGGAGTATCTGGACTGGTCCGAGCGCTGGATGAACGCGGTCGTGCCCAAGCTCGCGCCCAAGGGAACGCTCTACCTGTTCTGCACCTGGCAGTATTCGCCCGAGCTGTTCGTGATGCTCAAGCGGCGCCTGACCATGATCAACGAGATCATCTGGGACCGCCGCGTGCCCAGCATGGGCGGCACCACGCGCAAGTTCTCGTCGGTGCACGACAACATCGGCTTTTTTGCCCGCGCGCGCGACTACTACTTCGATCTCGACCCGGTCCGCATTCCCTACGACCCCGAGACCAAGAAGGCGCGCAGCCGTCCGCGTTTCGAAGGCAAGAAGTGGCTGGAGGTGGGCTACAACCCGAAGGACCTGTGGAGCGTCTCGCGCATCCACCGCCAGGACCCGGAGCGCGCCAACCACCCGACGCAGAAGCCGCTGGAAATCGTCGAGCGCATGGTGCTGTCAAGCTGCCCGCCGGGCGGCCTGGTGCTGGATCCGTTCGCCGGCAGCGGCACCACCGCGGTGGCCTGCCTGCGCCACGGACGGCGCTTTGCCGGCTTCGAGATCAACCCGGAGTATGTGCAGGTGGCATGCGATCGCGTGTCTGCCGCCGCTGCAGCCCTTGCCGTCACGAATGCAGCCGCCGAGCCTGCCGCCACCCCAACCCTGGCCGCCGCCAACGACGATGTCTCGCCGGCGCCGCGGCCTCACCTGATTCCCTGA
- the trpA gene encoding tryptophan synthase subunit alpha translates to MSRIQKTFAALAAQQKKGLIPFITAGDPEPGLTVALIHALVAGGADVIELGVPFSDPMADGPVIQRASERALAQGVSLTQVLQWVREFRQTNADTPVVLMGYANPIECMGEQVFAAAAREAGVDGVLVVDYPPEECESFATLMRDNGMDPIFLLAPTSTDARIEAVARVASGYLYYVSLKGVTGSAAIDLDSVAARLPLIKQHANLPVGVGFGIRDAPTARAIGSVADAVVIGSRLVQLLEDTPREQAVATLQAFIAEIRQALDS, encoded by the coding sequence ATGTCCCGTATCCAGAAGACGTTCGCGGCGCTGGCCGCGCAGCAGAAGAAGGGCCTGATTCCGTTTATCACCGCCGGCGATCCCGAGCCCGGCCTGACCGTGGCGCTGATACATGCGCTGGTGGCGGGCGGCGCTGACGTGATCGAGCTGGGCGTGCCGTTCTCCGACCCGATGGCCGACGGCCCGGTGATCCAGCGCGCCTCCGAGCGCGCGCTGGCGCAGGGCGTGTCGCTGACCCAGGTGCTGCAGTGGGTGCGCGAGTTCCGCCAGACCAATGCCGATACCCCGGTGGTGCTGATGGGCTACGCCAATCCGATCGAGTGCATGGGCGAGCAGGTCTTTGCCGCCGCCGCGCGCGAAGCCGGCGTCGACGGCGTGCTGGTGGTCGACTATCCGCCCGAGGAGTGCGAGTCGTTCGCCACGCTGATGCGCGACAACGGCATGGACCCGATCTTCCTGCTGGCGCCGACTTCGACCGATGCCCGCATCGAGGCCGTGGCGCGCGTGGCCAGCGGCTACCTGTACTACGTGTCGCTCAAGGGCGTGACCGGCTCGGCCGCGATCGACCTGGACAGCGTGGCGGCGCGCCTGCCGCTGATCAAGCAGCATGCAAACCTGCCGGTGGGCGTGGGCTTCGGCATCCGCGACGCGCCGACCGCGCGCGCGATCGGCAGCGTGGCCGATGCCGTGGTGATCGGCAGCCGCCTGGTGCAGCTGCTGGAGGACACCCCGCGCGAACAGGCGGTGGCGACGCTGCAGGCGTTTATCGCCGAGATCCGCCAGGCGCTGGATAGTTGA
- the accD gene encoding acetyl-CoA carboxylase, carboxyltransferase subunit beta — MSWLDKLLPPKIQQTDPSTRKGIPEGLWVKCPSCESTLYRTDVEANLHVCPKCDHHMRISARARLDGLLDAEGRYEIGQEIVPVDALKFKDSKKYPDRIKAAMDDTGETDAMVVMGGAIHTIPVVVSCFEFEFMGGSMGSVVGERFVRGAQAALEQKVPFICFTATGGARMQESLLSLLQMAKTTSMLNQLSAAKLPFISVLTDPTMGGVSASFAFLGDVVIAEPKALIGFAGPRVIEQTVREKLPEGFQRSEFLIQKGAIDMIVDRRKMRAELAQLLALLQKQPADAVA, encoded by the coding sequence ATGAGCTGGTTGGATAAACTCCTGCCCCCCAAGATTCAACAGACCGACCCCAGCACCCGCAAGGGCATCCCTGAGGGATTGTGGGTCAAGTGCCCGTCGTGCGAGTCCACCCTGTACCGGACCGACGTCGAGGCCAACCTGCACGTCTGCCCCAAGTGCGACCACCATATGCGCATCAGCGCGCGGGCACGCCTGGACGGGCTGCTGGACGCCGAAGGCCGCTATGAGATCGGCCAGGAGATCGTGCCGGTCGACGCCCTCAAGTTCAAGGATTCCAAGAAGTACCCGGACCGCATCAAGGCCGCCATGGATGACACCGGCGAGACCGATGCCATGGTGGTGATGGGCGGTGCCATCCACACCATCCCGGTGGTGGTCAGCTGCTTCGAGTTCGAGTTCATGGGCGGTTCGATGGGCTCGGTGGTGGGTGAGCGCTTCGTGCGCGGCGCGCAGGCTGCGCTGGAGCAGAAGGTGCCGTTCATCTGCTTTACCGCCACCGGCGGCGCGCGCATGCAGGAAAGCCTGCTGTCGCTGCTGCAGATGGCCAAGACCACCTCGATGCTGAACCAGCTGAGCGCGGCCAAGCTGCCGTTCATCAGCGTGCTGACCGACCCGACCATGGGCGGCGTGTCGGCCAGCTTCGCCTTCCTGGGCGACGTGGTGATCGCCGAGCCCAAGGCGCTGATCGGCTTTGCCGGCCCGCGCGTGATCGAGCAGACCGTGCGCGAGAAGCTGCCTGAAGGCTTCCAGCGCTCGGAGTTCCTGATCCAGAAGGGCGCTATCGACATGATCGTCGACCGCCGCAAGATGCGCGCGGAACTGGCGCAGCTGCTGGCGCTGCTGCAGAAGCAGCCGGCCGACGCGGTGGCATAA